Proteins from a genomic interval of Benincasa hispida cultivar B227 chromosome 7, ASM972705v1, whole genome shotgun sequence:
- the LOC120080800 gene encoding uncharacterized protein LOC120080800, which produces MEYERIQKPQAGGGGGFSPGKLRNMLLGLEKKRKEEEEQLGSTYDLRSQALQIDEAGCSGSDICKDVDVVSVLPECSTSKKADSLVSEIPSEHRLKDNAYNSRLRMQDEPSLDYDSGQDGSTLLTSTFEFQKSDRSARVPLGPFSKPAPSKWDDAQKWIASPTSNRPKTGQSQTQAGQPFGSRKLGIGLGSRQPSLKVVVEVPDRKATTFEEPDTKQIDSHEANIGSAAQKFVSWDSNPYGVADSNGKPVLMIENSVGESAISLSQHDSSLAVQTATTFIPPPTTARSVSMRDMGTEMTPIASQEPSRTGTPVRATTPIRSPTSSVPSTPGRGAPTSSPTTAPNDRVDTNKELSEKEIQLKTRREIVVLGTQLGKLNIAAWASKEEEEKDASTSLKTVATEQPTKSVIETRAAAWEEAEKAKYMARFKREEMKIQAWENHQKAKTEAEMRRVEVKIERIRGQAHDRLTNKLAAVRHKAEEKLAAAEAKRNRQAAIAEQQADYIRQTGRIPSLFSCFYCCS; this is translated from the exons ATGGAATACGAGAGGATCCAGAAGCCTCAG GCTGGTGGTGGAGGGGGGTTTTCGCCTGGGAAACTTAGGAATATGTTGCTTGGGttggagaagaagaggaaggagGAGGAGGAACAGCTTGGATCCACTTACGATTTGAGATCTCAAGCATTGCAGATCGATGAGGCGG GCTGTAGCGGATCTGATATTTGCAAAGATGTGGATGTGGTCAGTGTTCTTCCAGAGTGCTCGACCTCAAAGAAAGCTGATTCACTGGTTTCGGAGATACCTAGTGAGCATAGATTAAAGGACAATGCTTATAATTCACGACTTAGGATGCAAGACGAGCCTTCTTTAGATTATGATAGTGGGCAGGATGGTTCAACTCTGCTCACTTCAACCTTTGAGTTTCAGAAGTCAGATAGGTCTGCACGAGTTCCCCTGGGACCCTTCTCTAAGCCAGCTCCATCCAAATGGGATGATGCTCAGAAGTGGATTGCAAGCCCTACTTCAAATAGACCCAAAACAGGGCAATCTCAGACTCAGGCTGGACAACCTTTTGGATCACGAAAACTAGGTATTGGTCTTGGGAGTCGTCAACCATCTTTGAAGGTTGTGGTTGAAGTTCCGGATCGAAAAGCGACTACTTTTGAGGAACCGGATACAAAGCAGATTGATAGTCACGAAGCTAACATTGGAAGTGCTGCCCAGAAGTTTGTTTCTTGGGATTCTAATCCATATGGAGTAGCAGATTCAAATGGCAAGCCTGTGTTGATGATTGAGAACTCTGTTGGAGAGTCAGCAA TTAGTCTCAGCCAACATGATTCATCTCTGGCCGTTCAAACTGCAACGACATTTATTCCTCCTCCCACAACCGCTCGTTCTGTCTCGATGAGAGATATGGGTACGGAGATGACACCTATTGCAAGTCAAGAACCTTCCAGGACTGGAACTCCTGTGAGAGCAACAACGCCAATTCGTAGTCCAACTTCTTCCGTTCCATCAACTCCGGGGAGAGGTGCTCCAACTTCATCTCCGACCACTGCACCTAATGACCGTGTAGATACAAACAAAGAGTTGTCTGAGAAGGAGATACAGTTAAAAACTAGAAGAGAGATAGTTGTTCTCGGTACACAATTGGGGAAACTGAACATTGCTGCATGGGCTAGCaaggaggaggaagaaaaagatGCTTCAACGTCACTTAAAACTGTTGCAACTGAACAACCAACTAAAAGTGTGATAGAAACACGGGCAGCAGCATGGGAGGAGGCTGAGAAAGCCAAATATATGGCTAG GTTCAAACGAGAAGAGATGAAAATTCAAGCATGGGAAAATCATCAGAAAGCAAAAACAGAAGCTGAAATGAGAAGAGTTGAG GTGAAAATAGAGAGAATAAGAGGACAAGCACATGATAGGCTTACGAATAAACTAGCAGCAGTGAGGCACAAAGCTGAAGAAAAGCTAGCAGCAGCAGAAGCAAAGAGAAACCGCCAAGCTGCAATAGCTGAACAGCAAGCAGATTATATTCGCCAAACTGGTCGAATTCCTTCTTTATTTTCTTGCTTCTATTGTTGCTCTTGA